Part of the Amblyraja radiata isolate CabotCenter1 unplaced genomic scaffold, sAmbRad1.1.pri scaffold_1063_ctg1, whole genome shotgun sequence genome, TCTTCTGCTTGACCCATCAGCGCTTTCATTAAAATCAATGTATAGAGGCAGGGGTACAAGATTAGGGGGCTTCAGTGGGGAGCTCGAGGGAGCGGGGGATTTGGGTGGCAGGGGGGTCGAGGGGGGAAAttggggacaggatcaagggtggaggtgggggggggggggggggtcagactcACGGTGACGGCCAGGTAGATACCCCAGGCGCTGGTGCCGAGGTGGAAGAGCAGCAACTGCCCCGACTCATTCACCTTGTTGTGCTTCACCTTGGACAGGTGCAGCCTCTTGTTCACCTTCTGCAAACACCAGCCACACTGGGGTCACCCACTGCACCAAATGCCCCTTCACCCCGCACCCGCACcaccctccctcacacccccccccgcaccgccgctcacctcaccccctcaccccaccctccctcacctcacccccccccccactacccctcacccccccacctcactcccctcccacccgacctcagccccccccccccccccccccgcaccacctcacctcacctccctcccctgcTTCACCCCCTCACATCCCTCCCCTGCTTCACCCCCTCACATCCCTCCCctgcttcaccccccccccccccccgcgcgcaCGACCCCTCAGCctcaccccccccgcccccgctccacacctcacccttcccacccacacccaTCACCactgtcccctcccctcctcacaccAGCCGGCCCCAGGTGAGACGCCCTGCACTTTGAGCCAGCAGTGAGCAGGTGTGTACAAAGTCACTACTTACATCGAGCGTGTACTCCTGGACAACAGCATGTAAGATAATGGTAATGAAGATATAGAATGAGATGGTGGCACAATCACTGGTGCCGTAGACATAATATACAACATCCCCATCTGTCAGAGGGAGAGACAAGAGACACGGTTGCTCACCACCCCAACAAAGCCGCAGTCTGGATCCtcgcccccacacccacacacccaggcCAGGACACCAGCCGCAACCACACCAGGCCCTGCATCGCCACACGCTGGGCTCCACCCGGCCCAACGGGAGGTGACAGTCCGGGCAGTGAGCCAAAGGCCGTGAGGCCAGGGCAACCTGGCAGAGTCTACAGCACCACGCCGTGGACCGCTGGACTGTGGGGGCGAgcgaggaggaggtgagggggagaggggacggagggggagaggttcaggggagggtgtgaggggacggagggggaggaggtgaagggacggagggggagggggacggaggGACAGGGGGGACGGAGGGACaggggggacggagggggaggaaagggggacggagggggaggaaagggggacggagggggagcaaagggggacggagggggagcaaagggggacggagggggacggagggggaggaaagagggacggagggggaggaaagggggacggagggggaggaaagggggacggagggggacggagggggaggaaagggggacggagggggaggaaagggggacggagggggaggaaagggggacggagggggacggagggggagcaaagggggacggagggggacggagggggaggaaagggggacggagggggaggaaagggggacggagggggaggaaaggggaaggagggggaggaaagggggacggagggggaggaaagggggacggagggggaggaaagggggacggagggggaggaaagggggacggagggggaggaaagggggacggagggggaggaaagggggacggagggggaggaaagggggacggagggggacggagggggaggaaagggggacggagggggagcaaagggggacagagggggagcaaagggggacggagggggaggaaagggggacggagggggaggaaagggggacggagggggaggaaagggggacggagggggagcaaagggggatggagggggagcaaagggggacggagggggaggagagggggacggAGGGGGTGCGGGGAcgttggggtggtggtggtggaggagacgggggggagggggttgagggagaTGGCAGGGGCGAGGTGGGGGGTGGAACACAGTCCCCCCTGGTCGGTCAGTCCTGGGTCAGACTCTGCAGAGCACACAGTCCAGGGGAGATGGACATTAAATGTTCCCTGGTCCATACAGGGAACTCCATCAACAGCAGGTTACCCAAACACCAACATCCAAACCCACCccagccctgcccccccccccccccccccccccccagctccctTCCCTCcacgtcaacccccccccccccttgcctgcGGATAGTTACCTGGGGTGGTGGAGGTGACATTGTGCTGTGGAGAGATGAACATGAAGGAGGTCTTGGCTGTGACCTGGGGACAGAAGAGCCATGAGGAGAATGAGACAGCGGCGAGGGAGGAGAGACACTAGGCCAGTGACACAACTGTGTATCGCTCACCTTGCTACAGTAGTCCAATCTGGGACAACTGTTTGATAAACATAATCATTAACGCATGAAAGCTTCAGTCAGTCATACGTtaccaaacaggcccttcgtcccaacttgtccatgacaacAAGATGtcccacatttagcccatatcctccAAGATCTCGGTCCGTGTGGAAAAAACACCCCACAGGCTCCTATTACCATCGCACCTTAAaccttgtcctctggttctcgattcacctactctgagcaaatgactatctgatctattccgctcatgatttgtacacctctataagatcacccctcatcctcctgcgctccaaggtatcCCGCCTACTCCATCTCCCCCTATAGCGGAGGACTTCCAGCCTTAgccgcatcctcgtaaatcatctctgcatccgttgcagcttaatgacattattcctacagcaggatgaccaaaactgcacacaatattacaagtgtggtctcaccaacaacatgtcggttagaataaaggggaggtcatttaagaccgaggagagaaaaagctttttcacccagagagttgtgaatttatggaattccctgccacagaggacagtggaggccaggtcactggatggatttaagcggagcctgcgatccctgtcGGGGAAATCGTCTTTGGGACTCCAGccgtgggagcctgcgggactttaacatcgcgcagcccctggtctctggttagagaccgccaTCGAGGGCTCCAAGCCGCAGgcgtttcgaccgccccgacgcgggagcttcgaccgccagctgcaggagctttgaccgccccgactgcggatggttcgactaccccgaacgcgggagaataaagatattggacttttttgccttccatcacagcgaggaaagtggggaatccgctgtggtggatgtttatgttaacttttatgtagttgtgtgtcttgttgctttttttagtatggctatatggtaatttgagtttcattgtaccttaattggtacacgtgacaataaactgatcttgaaaCCCCCTGAAaccttgcctccaccaccacccctggcagcatgataCACCCGTGTAAAGAACTTGctccccacacatctcttttaaacttctcCCTGACTCACTGTATTCCCGATCTATGCCTCCCAACATTTTTTATAGACTACTGTCAGGTCTCCcattccgtttcaggacatataacaataaaacactcgaccCTTGATTAACCTCTAACGCACCAGTCGGAAGAAAGTCCCGACCAAACACGCTGTCTGTCcagtcactccacagatgctgcccggcccactgagtaagtccagtactttgtgttttgccaggagaaaacaatccaggattgtccaacctctccttatagtttaTACTGTCTAATGCAgcctctccaaagcctgcacatccttcctggaatggggcgatcagaactgcacacaatactccaaatgcgacctgtCAAAGTTCTCACTTCTTTCCATAGACCCATCACCTTCAGTGTGAGGGTGCCCCTACCTGCAAGACAAGAGCGTTTACCGTCACTTTGCTCCCAACTTCCCGTTCCTTATCAATGTTTGAGTGAAGAGCTCGAGACTGCTCCTAACCCTCTGACCTACTTCTACTTCTGACAACTTTAAAAGAATCTTCCTTCGATTTTGCATTAATTGTCCTTGTCAGACAGAAACAGTTCCTGGTGGATTTTAATGCCTTAGAGCAATACATTAACCAATGGAACATTGTTTGCTAACCATTGCCAGCCATAAGTGAACAGAAATAAAATGTGGGAACAACAAACCAGAACTGATATACATCacaatctggagtattgcgttcagttttgtcattaagttggaaaaggtgcagtgaacatcgacgaggatgttgccaggacacaagggTCTGAGCTACTGGGAGAAGTTCGGTAGGCTGGGACTCGATTCCTTGAAGTGCAgttggatgagggggtgatcttatgcaagagtataaaatcatgaggggaatagattgggtgaatgcacagtctaagGCATGAGgagagtttagttcagagatacagcgcggtaacagacacttgggtccaccaagtccacgccgaccagtgattcagaaggtcataagggataggagcagaattaggccattcggcccatcaagtcgacgccattcaatcatctgtcactcctaaccccattctcctgccttctccccataaactctgatacctgtactaatcaagaattctgcacactaactctatcctagacgagggacatttaaaaaaaaacatttttataccaagtcaattaacctataaacctgtacgtctttggagtgtgggaagaagcactatagtcaggatcgaacccgggtctctggcgctgtaaggcagcaactctaccactgcgccaacattaatagaaatctgagacgtaatgagctgccagaggaggtagttgaggcagggacaagagCATTTAAATGTTActtgcagagatagacacaaaatgctggagtaactcagcaggacaggcagcatctctggagggaaggaatgggtgacgtttcatagaaacaaaaaaataggtgcaggaggaggccattcggcccttcgagccagcactgccattcattgtgatcatggctgatcatccacaatcagtaccctgttcctgctttttctccatatcccttgattccttcagcccttaaagctaaatctaactctctcttgaaaacatccagtacattggtctccactaccttctgtggcagagaatcccacagatggggttgtgacccttcttcaagtacatggataggaaagggttagaggatctgggctctgtctccccccccccccccccccccccccccccactgggggACGtggcgatccccccccccccccgcccgccagGGTGTGGTTACTGGGGCCGGGAGAAGGGGCTGAGGCTGAGGCCGGGTTGTGGAGGCACCGGGGGCGCGGGCGCGTTCATGGCGGCGGCGGGAGCGCGCGTTGAGGGGGCGCGCCCGGAGTTTGGGCAACTTTGTGAAAGTTGTGGCGGCTCCGCTACAGAGCGCGGGCCCGGTCCGGCCCCACAGCCCGGCTCCACAGACCAGACCCCGGCCCCCGGCACCAGCCCAGCCCCAGACCCCGGCCCCCGGCACCAGCCCAGACCCCGGCTCCAGCCCGGCCTAGACCCCGGCCCAGCCCCCGGCCCCAGCCCGGCCTAGACCCCGGCCCCACAGCCCCAGCCCAGACCCCGGCCCGGCCCACCTCGAACATGAGTCCGCCCAGCACGATGAGCACCAGCGCGGCCGCGATGTCGGCCCGGTTGTGGATGACGAACTCGTGGCTGAACACCGAGTGAGCCCGCCCGCGGCGCCGGAGCACAGCCATGGCCCAGCGCGGTGCCTGGTGACGGGGCCGGGCCCCACGTCATCACAGCGTCAGCGCGACACTGCGTCAGCGCGTCGCAGCGCCGTCCCGTCATAGAGCGGAGCAttgacaaatggcggccgtgacactccattaagggcctgtccaacttacgtgtccttggcacgctaattacgcgatctcgtcatcgcgttgaggcgcgacttcattcgaccgcacagccgtctggagcgcgtgacgtcatttgtagatggacacaaagctggagtaacccagcgggaccggcagcatctctggagagaagcaattggtgacgtttcatgtcttgacccgaaacgtcatccattcctcatcaatgtcacaaaattttgatatttaaaaaaccaagtctgcaatttaaccatcagataaagcataaaaataagtttaatttggcacctaattcactttcatatcttcagtataggggggttgcacgtaaggtcactgggtcatagggcttgacgctcaatccatctggaggacatccgtcacttccggtatatgttatcaatgcaagaaacgcgtattttcctacctgttaaaaaccgccaaaatgtttttgcgctgaaaaaaattgtgggagtcggggtaagtgtgagagacatgtacccaactttagaattccaaatgtgaagcgaaatgaaggtaaagagaagcgagagctgaagggacaacagcagctaaagtgcttggccgtgcagatatcagaattgaaaatattgggaattatcgcgtttgctcactgcatttcatcaacagtaaggcattatttgtggtttttcttgattcctttggtatctaaaaattctcagaagtgataaatctggctgtaaatttttcttcagatgcgttttcattttgtatgtaaaaacccgcttgggaaccatggacgatttaaaaaaattacagccagatttatcacttctgaaactttttagatgccaaaggaatcaagaaataacacaaataatgccttagttgatgaaatgcagtgagcaaacggccaatgttcgccaagcactctggctgttgttgtcccttcagctctcgcttctatctaaagtcatttctcctcacttttggaattctgaagtaggctaaatgtctcacacgcttatcccgatttccataattatttacagcgcaaaaattgacaatttcagcgggtcttaacgagcccgctacgctggaaacaatggtaagtgcctacctgcagttcatcgcgtgtactccatttggagttgcgttgcaacagtacgggtcatgggtcgtgacccgactgccgtgaaacctccctattaaaaaggttatggccattttcatactcggaaattagcatcttgttccctattgcttttccattgacttaacacaaaagctgtgatcgaggacagtcaaaagcccataaccttcttaaaaattaagagaactgaatgaaatgttcagtttttatagattgaagcattctgaaacaaatatgaaacaatcttacttggaggacctgaaattaaagcatataattagttaattacctaattgtagctaattacaaaattgaccgttgtgacggaaatagtaataaacacccagactgcattgaaaattcaaaaatgtgatattctcaagatcagaactttaatattattgtattatatgctgtaaatccgtaacataggtaaataaattacaatttctagcaatagaccgtctttatggagaagatcagttgctagatggtacattggca contains:
- the LOC116969722 gene encoding translocating chain-associated membrane protein 2-like, with product MAVLRRRGRAHSVFSHEFVIHNRADIAAALVLIVLGGLMFEVTAKTSFMFISPQHNVTSTTPDGDVVYYVYGTSDCATISFYIFITIILHAVVQEYTLDKVNKRLHLSKVKHNKVNESGQLLLFHLGTSAWGIYLAVTEGYLSAPSSLWEDYPHTHLTFQMKFFYLCQLSYWLHMIPELYFQRVRKEEVPRQLLYIGLYLAHIAGAYLLNLTRAGLVMAVLQSVAELVFHMARLQYFTNSDRQAL